AGCAGGGCTCGGAGCGACCCGGTCTCGGGCGATGGGGCCTGGTGGGCGCCAATCGCCGGCTCGATGTTGAAGCGGCTGAAAGCCCGCTCCCGGCGGGTATTAGGGGTCTCCATGCGCGGTGATGCGACGCGATAGGCCGCGATCTGCGGCTGGTCCGGCTCGTCGGGCGACTGGTCCGACTCCCCGGGCGGCTCGTCGATCTGCGCCATGATCGGCGTCTCGTCCGGCGTCTCCGGCAGGGCCTCGGACATGACCTCGATGTAGGCGAGCATCTCGCTGGGAGACCGGCCGAGCGCCTCCGCCACACTTGCCAGCACGTCGGTTGACGGCCGCTTGTAGCCGCGCTCCACCTCATAGAGATACGAAGGCGAAACACCCGACTCAGTGGCCAGGGCGTCTCTGGTCATCCCGCGTTCCCTCCGCAGCCGCCGGATCGCCCTGCCATAGTTAAGATATGCCCTGGCGCGCCCGGCCCCCATGGTTCGATCGGATCTTTCACTCCTGCCGGACCTCTCACCCCTGCCGGTCATCTGGCCACCCCGCTACCATACTCGCTATAGACTTGACAAACTCCACTATAGCATATATACTGGGCTAAAGCGAATATTGGAGGCTGCGCAAATGAATGATTCCCAGGCGCCTGTCACCACTCTCATGGCTCTCTTCGCAGAAGGAGCGATTCGCTATGGCGAGCCGAACTCCTTCTCGGGCCTGACCCTGTTCCCGCTGTTCACGGACTGCCGGGCTCGCTTCGAGTATCTCCTGCTTGCTCAGGCAGTCGAGTCAGGAGTCGCCGTGATCGAGGAGATCGGTGGTGGGACGGTACCCGGACTGCGCATCCACAACCAGGGCGAGAAGCCGGTCCTGCTGCTGGATGGCGAGCACCTGGTCGGCGTCAAGCAGAACCGCGTCCTCAATGCCACGATCCTGGTGCCGGAGAAGACCGCGCTCGACATCCCGGTGTCCTGCGTCGAGGCCGGCAGGTGGGGCGCCCCGCGCTCAACGGCGATGCCCACGAGCCCGGCGCTGTTCTTCAGCACCCGCGCGGTCAATGTCCAGGCGGTGGCGGACTCGGTCCGCCGCCACGGGACGTACGAGGCCGATCAGTCGGCCGTCTGGGAGGGTGTGGACGAGACGCTGCGCGCGGTGGGAGCCGCATCGCCGACGTCGGCCATGCACGCTGCCTACGAGCACAGGGCGGACGACATCGAGGAATACCTGAAGCGGCTCCCGAGACAACAGGGACAGACCGGCGTGGTCGCCGCGGTGGGCGGCCGCGTCGTGTGCGCGGACCTCTTCGACCGGCCGGAGACC
This DNA window, taken from bacterium, encodes the following:
- a CDS encoding helix-turn-helix transcriptional regulator, whose protein sequence is MTGRGERSGRSERSDRTMGAGRARAYLNYGRAIRRLRRERGMTRDALATESGVSPSYLYEVERGYKRPSTDVLASVAEALGRSPSEMLAYIEVMSEALPETPDETPIMAQIDEPPGESDQSPDEPDQPQIAAYRVASPRMETPNTRRERAFSRFNIEPAIGAHQAPSPETGSLRALLAVLEYLSEDDLRILLALARRLAGGGM